The Ancylothrix sp. D3o genome has a window encoding:
- a CDS encoding Rho termination factor N-terminal domain-containing protein encodes MDFAEGQNALIKRLLPKAINHGQLDTDLIAIRPGFLPEITPERRLAIEKSLQAQGGNLATIIVRRSEAYKDEEYEVVYGEDWCFVAKELGISRLWVWVFDLTDEQAAALREEMQVLLGFSGVDKPAVVDDKPALVVAPAIVEDKPAIVEAPAEVQPVGLESASLKQLIERLENSLSEKLESAVERKFSSFKDELLTALFEEKEKPVIEPKPPIKPAEIKDTGYENMTLTKLKAEAKKLKLKGYSGMNKLQLIELLQQKAAG; translated from the coding sequence GTGGATTTTGCAGAAGGTCAAAATGCTCTTATTAAAAGATTGCTTCCAAAAGCGATTAATCACGGTCAATTGGATACGGATTTAATTGCTATTCGGCCCGGTTTTTTGCCAGAAATTACACCAGAGAGGCGGCTGGCTATTGAAAAAAGTTTGCAGGCACAAGGTGGAAATTTAGCGACGATTATTGTGCGTCGATCTGAGGCTTATAAGGATGAAGAATACGAGGTAGTTTATGGGGAGGATTGGTGTTTTGTTGCTAAGGAATTAGGGATTAGTCGGTTGTGGGTTTGGGTGTTTGATTTGACGGATGAGCAGGCGGCGGCTTTAAGAGAAGAAATGCAGGTTTTGCTAGGTTTTTCTGGGGTGGATAAACCGGCTGTAGTTGATGATAAGCCGGCTTTGGTTGTGGCACCGGCAATTGTTGAAGATAAACCGGCAATTGTTGAAGCGCCGGCAGAAGTTCAGCCGGTGGGGTTGGAATCTGCATCGCTGAAACAGTTAATAGAACGTTTGGAAAACTCTTTGAGTGAGAAGCTAGAATCTGCTGTAGAGAGGAAGTTTAGCTCTTTCAAAGATGAGTTATTAACGGCGCTTTTTGAAGAGAAAGAAAAGCCGGTTATTGAGCCGAAACCACCCATTAAGCCAGCGGAGATAAAAGATACAGGCTATGAAAATATGACGCTTACAAAGCTAAAAGCAGAGGCAAAAAAACTCAAGCTAAAGGGCTATTCGGGAATGAATAAGCTACAGTTAATTGAACTTTTGCAGCAAAAAGCCGCCGGTTAA